A window of the Scandinavium goeteborgense genome harbors these coding sequences:
- a CDS encoding PTS fructose transporter subunit IIA, whose product MALLTPDCINLNISGNTPYSILKSLADMAFTRGFVSDKNQFLQTLLQREKLHSTGFGSGIAVPHGKSRVVKHPFVLFARRENPVDWQAADGEPVNGWICIGVPQEGEENQVKMIGALCRKIIHADFISQLQQGDVSQILAQLNHTLSD is encoded by the coding sequence ATGGCACTTCTGACCCCCGACTGTATCAACCTGAACATAAGCGGCAATACGCCCTATTCCATTCTGAAATCGTTGGCCGATATGGCGTTCACACGCGGCTTTGTCAGCGACAAAAACCAGTTTCTGCAAACGCTGCTGCAGCGCGAAAAGCTGCATTCCACCGGCTTTGGTTCCGGCATTGCGGTGCCGCATGGCAAAAGCCGCGTCGTCAAACATCCTTTCGTCCTGTTTGCTCGCCGAGAAAATCCCGTTGACTGGCAGGCCGCCGACGGTGAACCGGTCAACGGCTGGATTTGCATCGGCGTCCCGCAGGAAGGGGAAGAAAACCAGGTGAAGATGATCGGCGCGCTGTGCCGCAAGATTATCCACGCCGACTTTATCAGCCAGCTGCAACAGGGCGACGTCAGCCAAATTCTGGCGCAGCTCAACCACACGCTCAGCGACTAA
- a CDS encoding PTS fructose-like transporter subunit IIBC, translating to MESSLRVVAITNCPAGIAHTYMVAEALEQKARQLGHTIRVETQGSSGVENRLSDAEIDAADYVILATGRGISNDDRLRFVGKKVFEIPISQALKNIDAIFPQLAAHSQTFTADSNMKLGKQDVAQGSVMSHLMAGVSAALPFVIGGGILVAIANMLVQMGLPYTDMAKGAPSFTWVVESIGYLGFTFMIPIMGAYIASSIGDKPAFAPAFLVCYLANDKALLGTQSGAGFLGAVVLGLAIGYFVLWFRKVRLGKALQPLLGSMLIPFVTLLLFGVLTYYIVGPFMSDLMSGLLHFLNTIPPSMKLGAAFLVGAMLAFDMGGPINKTAWFFCFSLLEKHIYDWYAIVGVVALMPPMAAGIATYIAPKLFTQQEKSAASSAIVVGATVATEPAIPYALAAPLPMITANTLSGGITGMLVIAFGIQRLAPGLGVFDPLIGLMSPVGSFYLVLACGLALNITLIIVLKGLWLKRKTAKQDTLHEQRTA from the coding sequence ATGGAATCGTCATTACGCGTTGTTGCCATTACCAACTGCCCGGCGGGGATCGCGCACACCTATATGGTGGCCGAAGCGCTGGAGCAAAAAGCCCGTCAGCTCGGGCACACCATTCGGGTGGAAACGCAGGGCTCCAGTGGGGTTGAAAACCGCCTGAGCGATGCGGAAATCGATGCCGCCGATTATGTGATTCTCGCCACCGGGCGCGGGATCAGTAATGATGATCGGCTGCGTTTCGTCGGCAAAAAAGTCTTCGAAATCCCTATATCCCAGGCACTGAAAAATATCGATGCCATTTTCCCTCAATTAGCGGCCCATTCGCAGACGTTTACCGCCGACAGCAACATGAAGCTGGGCAAACAGGACGTGGCGCAGGGCAGCGTGATGAGCCATTTAATGGCGGGCGTTTCTGCCGCTCTGCCGTTTGTGATCGGCGGCGGTATCCTGGTGGCGATTGCCAATATGCTGGTGCAAATGGGCCTGCCATATACCGATATGGCCAAAGGCGCACCGTCGTTTACCTGGGTGGTCGAGTCCATCGGCTATCTCGGCTTCACCTTTATGATCCCCATTATGGGCGCGTACATCGCGTCGTCGATTGGCGATAAACCGGCCTTCGCCCCAGCATTTTTGGTGTGCTATCTGGCGAACGACAAAGCCCTGCTCGGCACGCAGTCCGGCGCGGGTTTCCTCGGCGCCGTGGTACTGGGTCTGGCCATCGGCTATTTCGTGCTGTGGTTTCGCAAGGTGCGCCTCGGCAAAGCCCTGCAACCTTTACTCGGTTCGATGCTTATCCCGTTCGTCACGCTGCTGTTGTTTGGTGTACTGACTTATTACATCGTCGGGCCGTTTATGTCCGACTTAATGAGCGGCCTGCTGCATTTCCTCAATACTATTCCGCCGTCAATGAAGCTCGGTGCGGCGTTCCTGGTCGGGGCGATGCTGGCGTTTGATATGGGCGGCCCGATCAACAAAACCGCGTGGTTCTTCTGTTTCTCGCTGCTGGAAAAACACATTTACGACTGGTACGCCATCGTGGGCGTGGTGGCGCTGATGCCGCCAATGGCCGCCGGGATCGCTACCTATATTGCGCCGAAGTTGTTCACCCAACAGGAAAAAAGTGCGGCCAGCAGTGCGATCGTGGTGGGCGCGACCGTCGCCACCGAACCGGCGATTCCGTATGCGCTCGCCGCTCCGCTACCGATGATCACCGCCAACACCCTGAGCGGCGGCATCACTGGCATGCTGGTTATCGCCTTTGGCATTCAGCGTCTGGCGCCGGGGCTTGGTGTGTTTGATCCGCTGATCGGGCTGATGTCGCCGGTCGGGTCGTTTTATCTGGTGCTGGCATGCGGCCTGGCACTCAATATCACATTGATTATTGTGCTTAAAGGCCTTTGGCTAAAGCGCAAAACGGCGAAACAGGACACTCTGCATGAACAACGAACTGCTTAA
- a CDS encoding aminopeptidase — translation MNNELLKQLCNATAVSGDEQEVRDILRATLEGCADDISFDGLGSFIARKGNRGPKVAIVGHMDEVGFMVSHITDDGFLRFATIGGWWSQSMLNHRVTVRTRAGKHVPGVIGSVAPHALSEKQKQQPVDFDEMFIDIGANSREQVEKCGVCIGDFISPEAHFAHWGDDKIVGKALDNRAGCALMAELFQAVNNPDITLFGVASVEEEVGLRGAQTSAEHIKPDVVIVLDTAVAGDVPGIDSMKFPLKLGHGPAAMLFDKRYFPNQKLTALLKECASQTESDVQFCIMKTGATDGGRYNVMGGGRPVLALCLPTRYLHANNGMISDKDYDTLFTVVRTLLQRLNGDTVAALRDFR, via the coding sequence ATGAACAACGAACTGCTTAAGCAACTCTGCAATGCCACCGCCGTCAGCGGTGATGAACAGGAAGTTCGCGATATTTTGCGGGCGACGCTCGAAGGCTGTGCGGATGACATCAGCTTCGATGGCCTGGGCAGTTTTATCGCTCGCAAAGGCAACCGCGGACCGAAAGTCGCGATTGTCGGTCATATGGACGAAGTCGGCTTTATGGTCAGCCACATTACCGATGACGGTTTTTTGCGCTTCGCCACCATCGGCGGGTGGTGGAGCCAGTCGATGCTCAATCATCGGGTGACTGTTCGCACCCGCGCCGGAAAACACGTGCCCGGCGTGATCGGCTCCGTGGCGCCCCATGCGCTGAGCGAAAAGCAAAAGCAGCAGCCGGTCGATTTCGATGAGATGTTTATCGATATTGGCGCCAACAGCCGTGAACAGGTGGAAAAATGCGGCGTTTGCATTGGCGACTTCATCAGCCCGGAGGCGCATTTCGCCCACTGGGGAGACGATAAAATCGTCGGAAAAGCGCTGGATAACCGTGCGGGCTGCGCGCTGATGGCGGAGCTGTTCCAGGCGGTCAATAATCCAGACATCACACTATTCGGCGTGGCGAGCGTGGAAGAGGAAGTTGGCCTTCGCGGGGCGCAGACCTCAGCCGAGCACATCAAACCGGACGTGGTCATTGTACTGGATACCGCCGTGGCGGGCGATGTGCCGGGCATCGATAGCATGAAATTTCCGCTGAAACTCGGGCACGGCCCAGCGGCAATGCTGTTCGATAAACGCTATTTCCCGAATCAGAAACTGACCGCGTTGCTGAAAGAGTGCGCCAGCCAGACCGAAAGTGACGTGCAGTTCTGCATCATGAAAACCGGTGCCACCGACGGTGGTCGCTATAACGTGATGGGGGGCGGCCGCCCGGTTCTGGCGCTGTGTCTGCCGACACGCTATTTGCACGCCAATAACGGGATGATTTCCGATAAAGATTACGACACCTTGTTTACCGTAGTGCGCACGCTTTTACAGCGGCTGAATGGTGATACCGTGGCGGCTTTGCGGGATTTCAGGTAA
- a CDS encoding putative frv operon regulatory protein, whose protein sequence is MLNDRQLSLLEKLEHQPSSLAELAQHAGVSARTISRDIDYLNFTLSGRARVTSQGSAGMQLEILDRKHYFQLLQRHDNDDQLLALLLLNGFTTRLQLADALDLPETLIADKLVKLRQRYEKVFTIAGRPGVGYFIDEPEARQILILANLLKKDPFVSSLTGFNYAAVERLTAAISAIQAWPAIHRDYVVSVVLAVWAMRNQLRAVARFDVAHDVALSIESAGFYFNQKMMGILLSLLDDLQLQAARVDRQMIQQLLDDALIDHPGGVQDAQLIEDLSGHVTRCAASPVWVVESRQSSMNNLKAAWPVAFDMSIRFIGLLRERLGIIVSDSDLIGLYFACALERHQTERQPVILLTEQNAIATINKLAIERDVPNCRVHIARSLSGMMGLRDEIQPVCIINNSHLELNANIGNVLNIRNIITPAGIGQIKDFLDTVFIRQNLDQLFPVDAGFHEENQPNDTWLEICTRVSQRLVRQGNLTEEEAWRICQREQEGENLIVNQLAIPHCWSEKETSFRGYFITLSRPVVVNHEPVSHLLIACASASARHELKIFSYLARTLYKHLPGKIAGLKSAEAFLRVLQE, encoded by the coding sequence ATGCTTAACGACCGCCAGCTCTCCCTTTTGGAAAAACTGGAACATCAGCCCAGTTCCCTTGCTGAACTGGCGCAGCACGCTGGGGTTTCAGCGCGGACCATTTCGCGGGACATTGATTATCTGAATTTTACCCTTAGCGGACGCGCGCGGGTAACCAGTCAGGGCAGCGCAGGCATGCAGCTGGAAATTCTCGACCGAAAGCACTATTTCCAGCTGCTCCAGCGTCATGACAACGATGACCAACTGCTGGCGCTGCTGTTGCTCAACGGATTTACCACCCGTCTTCAACTGGCCGATGCGCTGGATCTTCCTGAAACATTGATTGCCGATAAACTGGTGAAACTGCGCCAGCGCTATGAAAAAGTCTTCACCATTGCCGGGCGACCCGGCGTCGGATACTTCATCGACGAGCCCGAAGCCCGGCAAATTCTGATCCTCGCAAACCTGCTTAAAAAAGATCCGTTCGTTTCGTCGCTCACTGGCTTTAACTATGCCGCCGTCGAGCGATTGACCGCCGCCATCAGTGCGATTCAGGCCTGGCCTGCCATCCATCGCGACTATGTGGTCAGCGTGGTGCTGGCGGTGTGGGCCATGCGTAATCAGCTGCGTGCCGTGGCACGGTTCGACGTGGCGCACGATGTGGCGTTATCCATTGAATCAGCGGGCTTTTATTTTAATCAGAAGATGATGGGTATTCTGCTGTCGCTGCTGGATGACCTGCAACTGCAGGCCGCTCGCGTCGATCGGCAGATGATTCAACAACTGCTGGATGATGCGTTGATCGACCATCCTGGCGGCGTGCAGGACGCGCAGCTTATTGAGGATTTATCCGGACACGTCACGCGCTGTGCCGCATCTCCGGTGTGGGTGGTGGAAAGCCGTCAGAGCAGCATGAATAACCTGAAAGCCGCGTGGCCCGTGGCGTTCGATATGAGCATTCGCTTCATTGGCCTGCTACGGGAACGGCTGGGAATTATCGTATCTGACAGCGATCTGATTGGGCTGTATTTCGCCTGCGCGCTGGAACGTCATCAAACGGAGCGGCAGCCAGTGATTTTGCTCACTGAACAAAACGCCATCGCCACCATTAACAAGCTGGCTATCGAGCGCGATGTGCCCAACTGTCGGGTACATATTGCCCGGAGTCTGTCTGGAATGATGGGCCTGCGTGACGAAATTCAGCCGGTTTGCATCATCAATAACAGCCATCTTGAACTCAACGCTAACATCGGCAATGTGCTGAATATCCGCAATATCATCACTCCGGCGGGTATCGGGCAGATTAAAGATTTCCTCGACACCGTGTTTATCCGCCAGAATCTGGATCAGCTATTCCCTGTGGATGCGGGTTTTCATGAGGAGAATCAGCCCAATGACACCTGGCTTGAGATTTGCACGCGCGTCAGCCAACGCCTGGTCAGGCAGGGAAATCTCACCGAAGAGGAAGCCTGGCGTATTTGCCAACGTGAACAGGAAGGGGAGAATTTAATCGTCAACCAACTGGCGATTCCCCATTGCTGGAGTGAAAAAGAGACGTCATTTCGCGGCTATTTCATTACGCTTTCCCGGCCTGTTGTCGTCAACCATGAGCCGGTGAGTCATCTGTTGATCGCCTGCGCCAGCGCATCTGCTCGCCATGAACTGAAAATTTTCAGCTACTTGGCCAGAACGTTGTACAAGCATTTACCGGGGAAAATTGCGGGATTAAAAAGTGCGGAAGCGTTTTTGCGGGTGCTACAGGAATAA
- a CDS encoding DUF1471 domain-containing protein: protein MKSIKTFVAVIALATSFGSFAAQTVTATSSTIDGAEAKIAAQAQEAGASSYTITQAFTGNRVHMTAELNK from the coding sequence ATGAAAAGCATCAAAACTTTTGTCGCAGTTATCGCTCTCGCAACATCATTCGGTTCTTTCGCAGCACAGACAGTTACCGCCACCTCTTCCACCATCGACGGTGCTGAAGCGAAAATCGCCGCACAGGCTCAGGAAGCAGGCGCATCTTCTTACACCATTACCCAGGCTTTCACCGGTAACCGTGTACACATGACCGCTGAATTAAATAAATAA
- the fdhD gene encoding formate dehydrogenase accessory sulfurtransferase FdhD — MRQVNLWKRQDLHHTQLDELAEEVPVALVYNGISHVVMMASPKDLMLFAIGFSLSEGIIANRSEIYGMEVLKVCNGLEVQIELSSRRFMALKERRRALAGRTGCGVCGVEQLDDVGRPISPLPFTQTFSLKYLDLALEHLNDVQPVGRLTGCTHAAAWVTPNGTLVGGMEDVGRHVALDKLLGRRAGEGDAWHQGAVLVSSRASYEMVQKAAMCGVEILFAVSAATTLAVEVAERCNLTLVGFCKPGRATIYTHPQRLLGA, encoded by the coding sequence ATGCGTCAGGTGAATCTCTGGAAGCGCCAGGATTTACACCACACTCAGCTGGATGAGCTCGCGGAAGAGGTTCCCGTGGCGTTGGTCTACAACGGTATTTCGCATGTGGTGATGATGGCATCGCCGAAAGATCTGATGCTTTTTGCCATCGGTTTTTCTCTCTCCGAAGGGATTATTGCAAACCGATCGGAAATTTACGGAATGGAAGTGCTGAAGGTCTGCAATGGGCTCGAAGTACAGATTGAACTCTCCAGCCGCCGTTTTATGGCGCTCAAAGAACGCCGTCGCGCGCTGGCCGGGCGCACAGGCTGCGGCGTTTGCGGCGTGGAACAGCTCGACGATGTCGGCCGCCCGATTTCTCCGCTGCCGTTTACCCAGACATTTAGCCTCAAATATCTCGATCTTGCGCTCGAACACCTGAACGATGTCCAGCCGGTGGGCCGCCTGACGGGCTGTACTCACGCGGCCGCCTGGGTGACGCCCAACGGCACGCTGGTGGGCGGAATGGAAGACGTGGGTCGCCACGTGGCGCTGGATAAACTGCTGGGACGACGCGCGGGAGAAGGTGATGCGTGGCACCAGGGTGCGGTGCTGGTCTCCAGCCGGGCCAGCTATGAAATGGTGCAGAAAGCCGCGATGTGCGGCGTAGAAATCCTGTTCGCTGTCTCCGCCGCCACCACGCTGGCGGTCGAAGTGGCTGAGCGCTGCAACCTGACGCTGGTGGGCTTTTGCAAACCGGGCAGGGCGACGATTTATACCCATCCTCAGCGGCTTTTGGGTGCTTGA
- the fdnG gene encoding formate dehydrogenase-N subunit alpha has product MQVSRRQFFKICAGGMAGTTAAALGFAPSVALAETRQYKLLRTRETRNTCTYCSVGCGLLMYSLGDGAKNAKASIFHIEGDPDHPVNRGALCPKGAGLVDFIHSESRLKYPEYRAPGSDKWQQISWDDAFNRIAKLMKADRDANFIAQNAEGTTVNRWLSTGMLCASASSNETGYLTQKFTRALGMLAVDNQARVUHGPTVASLAPTFGRGAMTNHWVDIKNANLVVVMGGNAAEAHPVGFRWAMEAKIHNGAKLIVIDPRFTRTASVADFYTPIRSGTDITFLSGVILYLLKNEKINREYTEAYTNASLIVREDYAFDDGLFSGYDADARKYDKTSWNYELDENGHAKRDTTLTHPRCVWNLLKEHVSRYTPEMVENICGTPKADFLKVCEYIAETCAHDKTASFLYALGWTQHSVGAQNIRTMAMIQLLLGNMGMAGGGVNALRGHSNIQGLTDLGLLSQSLPGYMTLPSEKQTDLQTYLTANTPKPLLEGQVNYWGNYPKFFVSMMKSFYGDKATAENSWGFDWLPKWDKGYDVLQYFEMMSKGQVNGYLCQGFNPVASFPNKNKIVASLSKLKFLVTIDPLNTETSTFWQNHGEQNDVDPSKIQTEVFRLPSTCFAEENGSIVNSGRWLQWHWKGADAPGIAKTDGEILAGIFMRMREMYAKDGGPAPEPVLNMTWNYATPDEPASEEVAMESNGKALADVTDPATGAVIVKKGQLLSSFAQLRDDGTTASGCWIFAGSWTPDGNQMARRDNADPSGLGNTLGWAWAWPLNRRILYNRASADPQGKPWDPKRQLIKWDGAKWGGADIPDYSTAAPGTDVGPFIMQPEGMGRLFALDKMAEGPFPEHYEPFETPLGTNPLHPNVISNPAARVFKDDMDAMGKHDKFPYVGTTYRLTEHFHYWTKHALLNAIAQPEQFIEIGEKLANRLGIGHGDTVKVSSNRGYIKAKAVVTKRIRTLKVDGKDVDTIGIPIHWGYQGVAKKGFIANTLTPFVGDANTQTPEFKSFLVNVEKV; this is encoded by the coding sequence ATGCAGGTCAGCAGAAGGCAGTTCTTTAAGATCTGCGCTGGCGGTATGGCAGGCACAACGGCAGCGGCTTTGGGGTTTGCCCCAAGCGTAGCGCTGGCGGAAACGCGGCAGTATAAACTGCTGCGCACCCGTGAAACCCGTAATACCTGCACATATTGTTCTGTCGGTTGTGGGCTGTTGATGTACAGCCTGGGTGACGGAGCAAAGAACGCCAAAGCATCCATCTTCCATATCGAAGGCGACCCGGATCATCCGGTAAACCGTGGGGCGCTTTGCCCGAAAGGCGCGGGTCTGGTGGATTTCATCCACTCCGAAAGCCGTCTGAAATATCCTGAATACCGTGCACCTGGTTCCGATAAATGGCAGCAAATCAGCTGGGACGACGCGTTCAATCGCATCGCCAAACTAATGAAAGCCGATCGCGACGCCAACTTCATCGCACAAAACGCCGAAGGCACCACCGTCAACCGCTGGCTCTCCACCGGTATGCTGTGTGCGTCTGCGTCCAGTAACGAAACCGGCTATTTAACCCAGAAATTCACCCGCGCGCTCGGTATGCTCGCGGTGGACAACCAGGCACGCGTCTGACACGGACCAACGGTAGCAAGTCTTGCTCCAACATTTGGTCGCGGTGCGATGACCAACCACTGGGTGGATATTAAAAACGCCAACCTGGTCGTGGTGATGGGCGGTAACGCCGCTGAAGCGCATCCAGTAGGATTCCGCTGGGCGATGGAAGCCAAAATTCATAATGGCGCCAAACTTATCGTTATCGATCCGCGCTTTACGCGTACGGCATCGGTCGCCGATTTCTATACGCCTATTCGTTCTGGCACGGACATTACCTTCCTGTCCGGGGTAATTCTGTACCTGCTGAAAAACGAAAAAATTAACCGCGAATACACCGAGGCGTACACCAACGCCAGCCTGATCGTGCGTGAAGATTACGCGTTCGACGACGGTCTGTTCTCGGGTTACGACGCCGATGCACGCAAGTACGATAAAACCAGCTGGAACTATGAGCTGGATGAAAACGGCCACGCCAAACGCGACACCACGCTGACTCACCCGCGCTGCGTGTGGAACCTGCTGAAAGAGCACGTTTCCCGCTACACGCCGGAGATGGTTGAGAACATTTGTGGTACGCCGAAGGCAGACTTCCTGAAAGTCTGCGAGTACATCGCCGAAACCTGCGCCCACGATAAAACCGCCTCATTCCTGTATGCCCTGGGCTGGACGCAGCACTCTGTCGGCGCGCAAAACATCCGCACCATGGCGATGATCCAGCTGCTGCTCGGTAACATGGGTATGGCAGGTGGCGGCGTGAACGCCCTGCGCGGTCACTCCAACATTCAGGGCCTGACCGACCTTGGCCTGCTGTCACAGAGCCTGCCGGGCTACATGACGCTACCGAGTGAAAAACAGACTGACCTGCAAACTTACCTCACCGCCAATACGCCAAAACCGCTGCTGGAAGGCCAGGTGAACTACTGGGGTAACTATCCGAAGTTCTTCGTCTCGATGATGAAATCCTTCTACGGCGACAAAGCGACAGCGGAAAACAGCTGGGGCTTTGACTGGCTGCCGAAGTGGGACAAAGGCTACGACGTGCTGCAGTACTTCGAGATGATGTCCAAAGGCCAGGTGAACGGCTATCTCTGCCAGGGCTTTAACCCGGTGGCGTCGTTCCCGAACAAAAACAAGATTGTGGCCTCGCTGTCGAAGCTGAAGTTCCTCGTCACCATCGACCCGCTGAACACTGAAACGTCGACCTTCTGGCAGAACCACGGCGAGCAGAACGACGTTGATCCGTCAAAAATCCAGACCGAAGTGTTCCGACTGCCATCGACCTGCTTCGCCGAAGAGAACGGTTCTATCGTTAACTCCGGCCGCTGGCTGCAATGGCACTGGAAAGGCGCGGATGCCCCGGGTATCGCCAAAACAGACGGCGAAATCCTGGCCGGTATTTTCATGCGCATGCGTGAAATGTACGCCAAAGATGGCGGCCCGGCGCCTGAGCCGGTGCTCAATATGACGTGGAATTACGCCACACCAGACGAGCCCGCTTCGGAAGAAGTGGCCATGGAAAGCAACGGCAAAGCGCTGGCAGACGTTACTGACCCGGCCACCGGCGCGGTAATCGTCAAGAAAGGCCAGCTGCTCAGTTCGTTTGCGCAGCTGCGTGATGACGGTACCACTGCCAGCGGCTGCTGGATTTTCGCCGGCAGCTGGACGCCGGATGGCAACCAGATGGCGCGTCGCGATAACGCCGACCCGTCAGGCCTGGGCAATACGCTCGGCTGGGCGTGGGCGTGGCCGCTGAACCGCCGCATCCTGTATAACCGTGCTTCCGCAGACCCGCAGGGTAAACCGTGGGATCCGAAGCGTCAGCTGATCAAATGGGATGGCGCGAAATGGGGCGGCGCGGATATTCCGGACTACAGCACTGCTGCACCGGGAACTGACGTTGGGCCGTTCATCATGCAGCCGGAAGGAATGGGACGCCTGTTTGCCCTCGATAAGATGGCAGAAGGGCCGTTCCCGGAACACTACGAGCCGTTTGAAACGCCGCTCGGCACCAACCCACTGCACCCGAACGTCATTTCGAACCCGGCCGCGCGCGTGTTCAAAGACGATATGGACGCGATGGGTAAACACGATAAGTTCCCGTACGTTGGGACCACGTATCGTCTGACCGAGCACTTCCACTACTGGACCAAGCACGCGTTGCTGAATGCTATCGCGCAGCCGGAACAGTTCATCGAGATTGGTGAGAAGCTGGCGAACAGGCTCGGCATCGGCCATGGCGATACGGTGAAGGTTTCCTCCAACCGCGGCTATATCAAAGCCAAGGCGGTGGTGACCAAACGTATCCGCACGCTGAAAGTGGACGGGAAAGACGTGGATACCATCGGGATTCCGATCCACTGGGGTTATCAGGGCGTCGCGAAGAAAGGCTTTATCGCGAATACCCTGACGCCGTTTGTTGGCGATGCCAACACCCAGACGCCGGAGTTTAAATCCTTCCTCGTGAACGTGGAAAAGGTCTAG
- the fdxH gene encoding formate dehydrogenase subunit beta — protein sequence MAYQSQDIIRRSATNGFTPAPQARDHQQEVAKLIDVTTCIGCKACQVACSEWNDIRDEIGHNVGVYDNPADLTAKSWTVMRFSEVEQNDKLEWLIRKDGCMHCADPGCLKACPSEGAIIQYANGIVDFQSEQCIGCGYCIAGCPFDVPRLNPEDNRVYKCTLCVDRVTVGQEPACVKTCPTGAIHFGSKEDMKVLAGERVTELKTRGYDNAGLYDPAGVGGTHVMYVLHHADKPGLYHGLPENPEISQTVKFWKGIWKPLAAVGFAATFAASIFHYVGVGPNRADEEEDNLHEEKDEVRK from the coding sequence ATGGCTTATCAATCACAAGATATTATTCGCCGTTCCGCGACTAACGGTTTCACGCCCGCGCCTCAGGCGCGGGATCATCAACAGGAAGTGGCGAAGCTCATCGACGTGACCACCTGTATCGGCTGCAAAGCCTGCCAGGTGGCCTGTTCGGAGTGGAACGATATCCGTGATGAAATCGGTCACAACGTCGGGGTGTACGACAACCCGGCGGATTTGACCGCAAAATCATGGACCGTGATGCGCTTTTCGGAAGTCGAACAGAACGACAAACTGGAATGGCTTATCCGTAAGGATGGCTGCATGCACTGTGCCGATCCGGGCTGTCTGAAGGCATGTCCGTCGGAAGGGGCTATCATTCAGTATGCGAATGGCATCGTCGACTTCCAGTCCGAGCAGTGCATCGGCTGTGGCTACTGCATCGCAGGTTGCCCGTTTGATGTGCCACGCCTGAACCCGGAAGACAATCGCGTCTACAAATGTACGCTGTGCGTAGACCGCGTCACCGTGGGCCAGGAACCCGCATGCGTGAAAACGTGCCCAACCGGCGCTATCCACTTTGGTTCTAAAGAGGATATGAAAGTGCTGGCGGGCGAGCGCGTCACCGAGCTGAAAACACGCGGTTATGACAACGCGGGTCTTTACGACCCTGCGGGCGTCGGCGGTACGCACGTGATGTACGTCCTGCATCATGCCGACAAACCGGGTCTGTATCACGGCCTGCCGGAGAACCCGGAAATCAGCCAGACCGTTAAATTCTGGAAAGGTATCTGGAAACCGCTCGCGGCAGTTGGCTTCGCTGCAACCTTTGCGGCCAGCATCTTCCACTACGTCGGGGTCGGTCCGAACCGCGCCGATGAGGAAGAGGACAATCTGCATGAAGAGAAAGACGAGGTGCGCAAATGA
- the fdoI gene encoding formate dehydrogenase cytochrome b556 subunit — translation MKRRDTIVRYTAPERINHWVTAFCFILASVSGLGFFFPSFNWLMHILGTPQLARILHPFVGVVMFASFIIMFFRYWHHNLINRDDIFWAKNIRKIVVNEEVGDTGRYNFGQKCVFWAAIIFLVLLLVSGVIIWRPYFAPAFPIPIIRIALMLHSFAAVALIVVIMVHIYAALWVKGSITAMVEGWVTSTWAKKHHPRWYREVRQKEEKSTE, via the coding sequence ATGAAACGTCGTGACACCATCGTGCGCTACACCGCGCCGGAACGCATCAACCACTGGGTCACCGCCTTCTGCTTCATTCTGGCGTCGGTGAGCGGGCTGGGCTTTTTCTTCCCGTCCTTCAACTGGCTGATGCACATTCTCGGCACGCCGCAGCTGGCGCGTATTCTGCACCCGTTCGTCGGGGTGGTGATGTTCGCTTCGTTCATCATCATGTTCTTCCGCTACTGGCATCACAACCTCATCAATCGGGACGATATCTTCTGGGCGAAGAATATCCGTAAGATTGTCGTCAATGAGGAAGTGGGTGACACAGGACGATACAATTTCGGCCAAAAGTGCGTTTTCTGGGCGGCGATTATCTTCCTGGTGCTGCTGCTGGTGAGCGGCGTGATTATCTGGCGACCATACTTCGCGCCTGCCTTCCCCATCCCGATTATCCGCATCGCGCTGATGCTGCATTCATTTGCCGCAGTGGCGTTAATTGTGGTTATTATGGTGCATATCTACGCGGCCCTTTGGGTCAAAGGCAGCATTACCGCGATGGTGGAAGGCTGGGTCACCAGCACATGGGCGAAAAAACATCACCCGCGCTGGTACCGTGAAGTCCGCCAGAAAGAGGAAAAATCGACCGAATGA